A stretch of DNA from Anopheles nili chromosome 2, idAnoNiliSN_F5_01, whole genome shotgun sequence:
CCTCCTTCCCGGCCGTTCTTTAAATTAGCGTTCGAACAGCGAAGGAGCAAGGTGGAGGACCCTGCCGTTTATTGATCGGCAGGACAAAAAGCAGCACTCGTACAGGCGACGGGCGGGTTCTCGCGCCGTGTGTGATGTGTGGGCTCCCATCGATCAATTCTTCAAGGGGCCAAGCGAGACGGAACGGAGAACGCCAAGAGAAGCATCAGGACGGAACCACCACCGTTGTgcaccctcttttttttcggaagaCATCCCCTCCGGGCTggcagtgggaaaaaaacaggggAAACGGTTAAAGAGGAACCCCCGAAGAGATGGTGGACGGCCAGTGTACTTTCATTAATGTGTGGTATACATAATTATGCGTCCACCCGTTGCAAGGGCTCCTGGCGTCTGAATGTGTGCGCTCGGGCGCTTGGGTAAGATTCGGTGAGAAAAACCCGTACCAAGCACGCCCGTTGTGTACAAACACGgagcaagagcgagaaagagagatgcgggaaagaaaaacaaaagtttaCGGTTTagtcacctttttttttctcttcatcctTCTCGTCCACGGAACATCATTAACCTGTTTGCACGGCGCTGGTAGCATAGGTTTGAGAGCCAATGCTGCAGGTAAGCGGGCGGTTTGTCCGTTGGTGGCGCGCGCGATCGTAGTAGCAGGTGGACGATGAGCGAGcgagtaagagagagaaaatgaaagagcgagagagatagtgagCATGATGCGAAGAAGCCTCTTGCAAACCACCGTCGATGTCATATGCTGCAGTGAACGGTGGCGTGGGTACGCGAGTGAGGGGAGATAAATGATAGAAATAATGACATGTTTATTATGCAACTTTCGCCACTTCGCTCATTCCACCGTTCGTGAGAGCGTGCGCTTGCTTGCCGTCCCCGTCTCGCAGCCGGTCGTTTTGCGATCGATAGTATTTTACAACGTGcaccacacaccaccaccgtggctgGAGTtggagaacgaacgaacgcgcgaACCTCGGGAAAATTCACCGTCCGTTGCGCTCCTCTTGATGTTGATTTTCGCTAAAGATAGCTCTCCCGAGTTTTGTGGACGCGGCGCGCAACCACGGAGGTGGCAGggaatgaatgaaaagaaagttAAAGAGCTCCtctcgtgtgcgtgtatgttctttttttttagacgAATTCTCGGTCGAGACGGACATCTGTGACCGATTTTAGTGTGACCCGAGGGGAAGGCCCATCGACAGACAAATGGCCCAACAGGTGGACAGTGGAGTAAGGGGTATAGTGTCCTCtagctctctctgtctttctcacACTCTGCGCTCGATGTTTCCATTTAAATGTTGGCCTACTATGGTGTAACGCGCTTTTGTGCATATTTATTCGAAAAAACACTCCGGCACGGCAcgctgggttgggttttttgagCCAACAAAagtttgtgtaaaaaaatgtataaaaaccTTTACGTTTTCTTTACCTTGACAGTGTTTTTTCTGTTACTTTTAAAATCATAGCGCATTTGCGGTCATGAAAAAGTGTGGTAAATACTTTTGAAGCAGAGCACGAAACAACAAAGCATTTCCGTTCCGATGCTACTGAAAAAACACACTACACCCGACGACCAACGAGAACCGCGCACCAAAGTGACAGCTCCAAAGTGTGTATTAGTGTACGGTGGCGCGAACGATCATTCGCGATCTAAACCACCGCAGTGTTCCAGCGGTTTCGCGGTGGCATTAGCCGAACAGTGGAGAATGCAACCGAAACATTCCATTCGGCGCGTTCAGTGACCAGCACCGCAGCAGCCGTTAGTGTGTTATTGGGGGTGTGTGGTGGTGCCGCGCGTAATCAGTGCGTTCGCGACGATGGCTATCCATTAAAATCCGCCCAGCCGTCGTGACTCGGCGATCGTTTGTCGATTCGTTGGtgagagaagcgaaaaattgACCCCGCGTGTGTGATGATTCATAGCCTGCTACCTACGGATTAGCACACAGCAGTACGGGCAACGGTgccgccgatgatgatgatgatgatgatggtgatgacacaccaccaccaccggttgcaGCGTGGACAGGAATTTGCCGCTCCGTGAGGGACGACGTCACCAACCGGTACCTTGCAGTCGCGGCCATCGCTTCCACGGACGACGGCGAaagcgttttttgttgcttcttcttcgtcttcgttACCATTCGAACGATCAACCATCCTCGACGgtagtggtggaaaatgtttacctTTTCGACGCATCCCGATCGGACGGTTCCAGCTACGGACGGTGCGCCACGTGCAGTGCATTaaccgagtttttttttgtttgccgttgttgttgttgttgtttttcgtgtgtttttcgtgCATCATCCGCCCCTGGGGTGGCCACCCAAGTGAGAAAATTAGTGCACGTCTCTTGAAATGGTGCTGctagtggtggtgatggtggtgaccAAACGCGAATGACAGGTGTGTTGTGTGGCGATCGTAATCGGGTGACCTCCAGTGGCTGCTGtcaaaaatagcaaaaaaaaatatatgcgtTTCGGTCGTCAATCAAGGTGAATTAAAGcgtgcaagcgagagagcgagcaagcaAGTGAGTGAAAgggaagcaacgaaaaggaaacggtTCCCCTCCCGTTTTGGCCGCCCTTACCAGTGGCCGTACCTTCCCTCAAAACGACGGGTGAAAGTGTATATTTTTGGCCATCGacgcgatcgggaaaatcgACGGGCACGGTTTGCCATTTGGGCTGGTTGTTGTTTGGTGTGCCCTTGCGTGGAAACATTTTCAGTGAGTTTGCTGGTCTTGCGTGGACACGATTCCTGGACGGTTTCGCTTCAGTTCAGCAAACCGGCGAATCTTGCACCACGGACGACGACGAGATTGTTTTGTGCCATCGATCGTGGATTGATCGCGAGTGACAAAATTGCTCACAGAAAACGGCGAAcgaacaaagcacacacacgtgccacAGGTTGTGATTGTTTTCGCAAATTATAACGGTGGGTGGAGACCCCACACAAAGCGACCGTTTGTTCTAACCCTTTGGTGGCCTTGCGTGGGCAAACATAATGAGTGAATCGGTAGCAACCGATAGCACAATGGGCGTACAATCGGATTCCGGGCAGGACGCGTCACAAGGGGGCGGTGGTAGTGATAACCATGGCGCGCaaaatggcaccggaagcgggcAGTCCTCAACGGAGCATCATGGGCCGCCACCTCCTGGTGTACCACCGGGTGGTTCCGCCGGAAACAATGGCAATCTGGCGCTTCACCACAACTCGCAACACCTgcaccagcatcatcatcatcaccatcaccatcatcacctgcagcagcaacaacagggCAACGATGGAAGCGTGTCGATTGCGACGGGTGACAGCGAAACGGGTAGCTTCTATGACCAAAAAACCGACGTCTCGTCACATCAGCTAGACGACGAGGACGGGCTGGGCCCGTTGCCGCCAAAATGGGAGAAAGCTTACACGGACAGTGGCGAGGTGTACTTCATTGAGTAAGTCTTAAAATGCATTACCATCCTTTTTTGTACACGAATCCTCATCCTTTACCGCTATTTTATCGGTTCGAATGTTCAATGTGAGGAATTTCAAAAACGCCCCCTTAAACCTACCGAACAAAGAGCGTGATGACTCACAGAAAAATCTCCAGCACTTCCGTTAAAGGGggagaacaaacaaacgaacaaaaacaaaaaagaacacaccaTGCATTCGATAATGTTTTGCGATTCTCGTCCACTAACCTAACGTATCGTGCGTATGATCATCTTTTTTCCAGCCACAACACCGGCACATCACACTGGCTGGATCCGCGGTTGTCAAAGTTTCAGAAAAAATCCCTCGAAGACTGCCAAGACGACGAGCTACCGTACGGGTGGGAGAAGATCTGCGATCCTCACTACGGCACGTACTACATCGATCACGTCAACCGGAAAACGCAGTACGAAAACCCCGTCCTGCAGGCCAAACGAATGCAGGAACGCAGCGGATCCTCCGTCGACGGACCGAACCCACTCGATGGTGGAGGAGCGAGTGGTGGAGGACcactgggtgggggtggtggtcccttgggtggtggcggtggtggtcgtGTGAATCATTTCACCAAAAACCCGGCAAACCTGCGTGGGGAGCGCCTGATGACGACGTTGGTTAAATCGATCCGCGGTCTCGGATTTACGATCGTCGGTGGTGACGACAACGTGGAGGAGTTTTTGCAGATTAAATCGATCGTCCCGAACGGACCGGCGTGGATGGATGGCCAGCTAAAGATGGGCGATGTGCTGGTGTACGTGAATGACATCTGTGTGCTTGGGTTTACGCACCACGAGATGGTGAACATCTTCCAGTCGATCATGGCTGGGGAGGAGGTGCATTTGGACGTGTGCCGCGGGTACCCGCTGCCGTTCGATCCGAACGATCCTAATACGGAGGTGGTGACGACGATCGCGGTTGATGGGCTGGTCCCGAACGGTGGTGCCGTGATAGCGGACAGTGAGCTGAAGTTTTTGGAAAACGGTGGCTTCATGGTAGACCACTCGTCGGGAGGATCCTCCGATGTGCTGCACAAGAACCCGCTGGCGAAGATACAATCGTCGGGGAGCGGGCCAACGATCACCTCTAACGGAGGGGATGTTTACTTCAACGACACGCTCTCGTACCAGCAGCACTACAACAAGGGCAAAGCATTCGATATGCCACCGGAAATCCTGCACATCAACATCGTGAAAAGCGACAACGGGTTTGGGTTCACGATCACGGACAGTTCGTACGGACAGCGCGTGAAGAAGATCCTCGATCGGCAGTGCTGCAAGAACCTGCAGGAAGGGGACGTGCTGCTCAGCATCAACTCGATCCCGGTGAAGGACATGAGCCACAACGAGGTGGTGCAGGTGCTGAAGGATTGCCCGAAAAACATCGAAACCACGCTGAAGGTGCAACGCGGGCCAGCACCGGCCGGGGGTGGCATGATGGTCGGACCGGGAGCACCCTCTTCGGCCTCGGGGTCGCTTCCCGCCAGCAGCAAGCTCACGAACAAGCTGCGAAAAAGCATCGAGATGGCCAAATTTGGTTCCGGCGGTGGTGGGATGCTGAAAAAGGACGGCCCCGGGGTTGGTAGTAATCTGTTTCGCAGCAAAACACCGACGGCCGATCTGTACAGCACGCAGGCGAAGGAAATTCTCCCGACACGCCCGAAAACGCCACTCGTCGATACGCGGGCACGTGCGAAAACGCCCTCCCTCCCGTTGGCGGAACTGAACGCGGACGAAATCGAGCTGGATGGTGCGGGTGGGAAGAGTGTGACCGATTCCAAGCTGGAGCTGAACATGAAATCGAATGGAAGCGCGCACGATAACGATTCCATCGCGAACGATATCGCGCTTTATGGGCACCATCATCCGGGTGATGATCagtttcatcatcatcatcaccatcatttgGCGCATCTTGGGCATCTGAAACATCCGACGCTTTCGGAGAGGCTGGGTGAGCTGACGATTGGCGGAAGTTCGAATAACAGCACAAGCGATACGGCTATTTACCACAACCACGGGCAGCAGGGTGTTGGAGGGCATTCGTACgcgggtggaggtggtggattCCACCCGACGAACAGTATGGGAGGACCGGGACGAGCGAGTGCCGGTTCTAATGCCGGAGGAGGGTACAATCAGCTTTACTCCCCACCATtggttccaccaccaccggtgccacCGCTTGGACAAGGGCAAGGATATCATCACGACAATTGTTTCTGCTACGATTGCCAGGACTaccggcaacagcagcagcaacagcagcatctaATGAACCGTCAGTTTCCGTCTCAACCAATGCATCACATGAACCCATCGCCCCACGGAACGTACAGCTTACCACCGCAGATGAGCGACAACATTGGCAAGCGGCTAAACGATTACCTAATGGATCGAAAGCGATCGATGCAGCAATCGGGCAATCCTGGACCACCGATTGGGGGTGTCCCACAGTACGACAATCTCTACCTTCCCCACAacctgcaacagcagcagcagcagcagcaacagcatcaacaaatGGCACCACATCCGATGCATCATCTGCAACAATCACCCGGCGGTGGGAATGGGATGTCGTTGTACGAtacccaacagcagcaacagttgtCCCATTTCTACGGCCATCCAGCACAGATGCATCCGGCTGgaaatggttggaaaatggcaccaggacagcagcagcagcagcagcaacagcaacactcACCATCACTGCAGGCGCAACAGCACAACAACATCTACGGTGCGGGGTTCCCGGGTGGTGGTAACGGGTTCGCAGGACACGGGCTGGATGAGTACTCGCTGACTGAGGTGACGCTCGAACGGCAAGcgcttggtttcggttttcgcaTCGTTGGCGGCACGGAGGAAGGATCACAGGTGACCGTGGGTCACATCGTGCCGGGTGGGGCCGCTGATAAGGACACACGCATCGCGACAGGTGACGAGATCCTCAACATCAACGGTGTGAATGTGGTAAGTGCATATGGATGGGTGGTGTATCCTTTCGGAAGAAAATTCCTAACCAAATGGCGCTCGTAATTGCAGGAAAATGCCTCCCACCATCGGGTGGTACAGCTGATGGGTGAAGCCGGACTCCGAGGCCAAGTGACAATGATTCTCCGGCGGAGGCAACTCACGAAACCGATGGTTCCACCGCCCCCGCCACCACCCTTTCCCGCGAATCCTCGCTACCCGTACAACGTGCTCGTGAcacggaaggaaaacgaaggtttcggtttcgtgatCATTTCCTCGTCCGGACAGTTTTTGGGCTCCTCGATCGGTGATCTCATCCCGGGAAGTCCGGCGGAGCGGTGCGGTGAGCTGAAGATCGGTGATCGGATTATTGCGGTGAACTCGATCGACATTACGGGCATGAGCCACAGTGACGTGGTTAACCTGATCAAGGAGTCCGGGCTGCAGGTGAAACTGACGATCGATAGTCCGCGTGATGGCATCATGCATCCTGCGATCGGATCGCTCATCCAACCGAGTGTCCCTACATCCGCTCCACCGCATGGTGGCGTCATGAATGGCGGTGGTGTTggaggaggtggaggaggtCCAATGCTTAGCTCCAACACGGACCTGTACgtgagcagcaacagcacggcTAGCGGCAGCAATGGACCGACGATCAACCGGTACCCGGCGATCATATCCTGATTAAGGGTAcgcctgcagcagcagttggccGAGCGGCACCGgacacttgcaccggtgtccTGCGAGGCGACCGATCCAGCATTGCCCAAGTAAGGtcctcgtggtggtggtgatgtgaTGTCGGTTATCAAGTACCAAAGTcttagatgttttttttttttgcgctactGCTACCTCACGGTTTGCCGCTGTGTGGCGTTGCTACCTACCGATTACTTATGTCATCTGCCGTCGGAAAAATCTCCCTTACCCCAAAATGGTGGTTTCGAGTTACACCACGTTACAAACCACTTGATCTCTCGCCACTGCacgctgtgtgtatgtgtgctgagAGCAATTTTCCCCATTCGTAGATCGTGCGCCCTCGAGATTGCTCTAATTTTCCTTCGCATGTTCATATGTGCCGTGCCAGCAAACTGTGAGATTTGCTGATCTGACGGTCGCGCTCTGCATAACTGCGTGGGAAAATGGTGCAAGATAATCTCACCACGTTcgcattgttgctgctggggcAAAAGCCCCcttttggttttctttattcgggaacatttttttcgctttatggtgcattttttttcgcgtgtgtgCAGAAATCACCCGTAGATAGGTGTTACTCTGGCAGTAAgccttcattttttgttttgtgtattgTGCAACTGATTGTGGGTTTATTTATGTCTTACATTCGAGTCATATTTTGCAGCATATTTGtcaaatttgtaaaaaataatgccCAGCAGCATCATCCAGCAGATGTAGCGGTAGTCTTGAGGGACTCGATTACTGCTTCATGCTGATCAATATCTGCGTTGGATGTCTTAAAGCATTGCATAACATTTGTCTTCCAATGGAATGCAGATTTGTTgcattctctttttttatgtgaaatactgattttctttttcgacaCGCACGACACGTGCTACtttacctgttttttttgtaacgttCGATAACTCAAGCCCAGGTTTAGCTCCTTCACTTTGGAATAACGCCTAAATGACCTCGTTATGTTGTAACGGAAAATCTCCGTCTGGAGCTAGAAATACCCAGGAACCACGTGAATAAACCGATAAACCGAGGTGTTTATTCGCAACAGGGAGAGAATATATGAGAAAAGATAACAAATGCAATCCATCCTGTGAAAAATTCTTGCCTTACACACCATTTTATAGTAGTAACCTAGCGCGaatggtaacaaaaaaacatcaatttaGGTGATCAAACGTGAGCTCAATATATAAGTATACAAATATTTAATGCATATTGTCcataaaagaagcaaattCGATGCGACAGGGAAagtgcgaacgaacggacaaaaaatcaaatgccgTTATTTTGTACTTAATGCGTTTTTAACACGTGCGCGACATATGGTTAGATGAttttatagcaaaaaaaaatacaaagggTTTACCAAGCAACATCGGCACTTTCACACGGTTGCATTTATACATGATGTTGAGATATTTGCTGTCGTTTTAATGCGTTTGCATTTTACCTGGTGTAGAGAGGAGACAAAAAGTGATTGTCTCACTAAAATAATGTTCATTAATCGACCTCATGATGCTCATATCGCAGAATCGAACCGATTCGAAGTTGCAACAGTATAACTACACCGTAATATAGCCAATCGAAACATGTAGCCAGAGTATAGAAGCGAATAAGTGTGTACCTTATACGACTCAAAGAAAGCTTATCATATGTTCTAGATTTGTTGTTAGTATGCCGAAGGGAAGAGAGATTGTAAATACGAAAATAATTTAACGATAGTTTGCGATAGCAACAGCTAACGATAGTTAACCACacacccgcaaaaaaaagtgttaaATAATATCTATGCACCTTAGCAGCATTTTTTTACTAGACTAGCCTTTTGTTAGAGAGGAAGGATTCTTTGCCGATCGTGGCTACTACTAGCATCCTCGGCGATGTTCTAAAACTACTATTACTTTCTAGCAGCTTCTATCAAAAAGTGACAAATAACGATTACCATTTGCTCAACCTAAACCGACCCATCCATTCGATGTAAATATTGGTTAAaatgtttgttgcaaaaagagatagagagagagaaaaattttaaaacgtACCACTATTAGGAACATCGTTTGAACAAAAACCCATCAGTGGAtgttatcaaatcaaatcaagtgCCTCCCATTTTTTTAAAAGTACGTGTTTAGAACAGGGAACGCAGCGCTCCCTCGTGTCCCCACTAGTTGTAGCGCATTTTATACTCGTTTACGTTAAGCAGTAGCGTTAGCTagttatacatatatacatttatacaTATTCCCAATTTTCAGGGCATGGTAGAGCAGAGAATTTAAGCGTGTTTAGCGGTCGGTCGCtgggttttttccttcttgcaaTAATCCCTACTTAAAACCATCCTCTCCGCATGCGGGAATGATGAACGACTGCATCCGAAAGTTAACGAAGGCATCTTGTAGAGTGATCTTAATACGAGTTCCGGGTATTTTGTAAGTGAACTAGCAGGCAGCAAgaaatgttatttgttttaagCTTTACGTTCTATTTCGGTCATACACATGTAGACATTCTGATAGAGGCGATCAACGCGATAGATGTCGCCTGGCATCGTATCGGGGAAGGAGAAATATCTTCCCGTGTAGTAtttgttgcgttgtttttttaaatagtaaAGTAATAGAGTGATCATAACCGCCAGCAGATAATGAGCAGCGCGCAAGCTTCACCTTA
This window harbors:
- the LOC128727892 gene encoding membrane-associated guanylate kinase, WW and PDZ domain-containing protein 1, coding for MSESVATDSTMGVQSDSGQDASQGGGGSDNHGAQNGTGSGQSSTEHHGPPPPGVPPGGSAGNNGNLALHHNSQHLHQHHHHHHHHHHLQQQQQGNDGSVSIATGDSETGSFYDQKTDVSSHQLDDEDGLGPLPPKWEKAYTDSGEVYFIDHNTGTSHWLDPRLSKFQKKSLEDCQDDELPYGWEKICDPHYGTYYIDHVNRKTQYENPVLQAKRMQERSGSSVDGPNPLDGGGASGGGPLGGGGGPLGGGGGGRVNHFTKNPANLRGERLMTTLVKSIRGLGFTIVGGDDNVEEFLQIKSIVPNGPAWMDGQLKMGDVLVYVNDICVLGFTHHEMVNIFQSIMAGEEVHLDVCRGYPLPFDPNDPNTEVVTTIAVDGLVPNGGAVIADSELKFLENGGFMVDHSSGGSSDVLHKNPLAKIQSSGSGPTITSNGGDVYFNDTLSYQQHYNKGKAFDMPPEILHINIVKSDNGFGFTITDSSYGQRVKKILDRQCCKNLQEGDVLLSINSIPVKDMSHNEVVQVLKDCPKNIETTLKVQRGPAPAGGGMMVGPGAPSSASGSLPASSKLTNKLRKSIEMAKFGSGGGGMLKKDGPGVGSNLFRSKTPTADLYSTQAKEILPTRPKTPLVDTRARAKTPSLPLAELNADEIELDGAGGKSVTDSKLELNMKSNGSAHDNDSIANDIALYGHHHPGDDQFHHHHHHHLAHLGHLKHPTLSERLGELTIGGSSNNSTSDTAIYHNHGQQGVGGHSYAGGGGGFHPTNSMGGPGRASAGSNAGGGYNQLYSPPLVPPPPVPPLGQGQGYHHDNCFCYDCQDYRQQQQQQQHLMNRQFPSQPMHHMNPSPHGTYSLPPQMSDNIGKRLNDYLMDRKRSMQQSGNPGPPIGGVPQYDNLYLPHNLQQQQQQQQQHQQMAPHPMHHLQQSPGGGNGMSLYDTQQQQQLSHFYGHPAQMHPAGNGWKMAPGQQQQQQQQQHSPSLQAQQHNNIYGAGFPGGGNGFAGHGLDEYSLTEVTLERQALGFGFRIVGGTEEGSQVTVGHIVPGGAADKDTRIATGDEILNINGVNVENASHHRVVQLMGEAGLRGQVTMILRRRQLTKPMVPPPPPPPFPANPRYPYNVLVTRKENEGFGFVIISSSGQFLGSSIGDLIPGSPAERCGELKIGDRIIAVNSIDITGMSHSDVVNLIKESGLQVKLTIDSPRDGIMHPAIGSLIQPSVPTSAPPHGGVMNGGGVGGGGGGPMLSSNTDLYVSSNSTASGSNGPTINRYPAIIS